In Tepidimonas taiwanensis, the following are encoded in one genomic region:
- a CDS encoding 3-hydroxybutyrate dehydrogenase, protein MLKGKTALVTGSTSGIGLGIAKALARQGANIVLNGFGDVDGARAAVEALGVEVFYHGADMSQPTQIEDMMRAAAERFGRVDILVNNAGIQHVAPVEEFPVERWDAIIAINLSSAFHTTRLALPAMKAANWGRIINVASVHGLVASAQKSAYVAAKHGLVGLTKVVALETATTGVTCNAICPGWVLTPLVQKQVDAKAAALGISNEEATRLLLGEKEPSMQFTTPEELGELAVFFCSPAANNVRGVAWNMDGGWAAQ, encoded by the coding sequence ATGCTGAAAGGCAAAACCGCTCTCGTCACCGGCTCCACCAGCGGCATCGGTCTGGGCATCGCCAAGGCCCTGGCGCGCCAGGGGGCCAACATCGTGCTCAACGGCTTTGGCGACGTCGACGGCGCACGTGCGGCCGTTGAAGCGCTGGGCGTCGAGGTGTTCTACCACGGCGCCGACATGAGCCAGCCCACCCAGATCGAGGACATGATGCGCGCCGCCGCCGAGCGCTTCGGCCGCGTCGACATCCTGGTCAACAACGCCGGCATCCAGCACGTCGCGCCGGTGGAGGAGTTTCCGGTGGAGCGCTGGGACGCGATCATCGCGATCAACCTCTCCAGCGCCTTTCACACCACGCGGCTGGCGCTGCCCGCGATGAAGGCCGCCAACTGGGGCCGCATCATCAACGTGGCGTCCGTGCACGGGCTGGTGGCGTCCGCCCAGAAATCGGCTTACGTGGCGGCCAAGCACGGCCTGGTGGGGTTGACCAAGGTCGTGGCGCTGGAGACCGCCACCACCGGCGTGACGTGCAACGCGATCTGCCCCGGCTGGGTGCTGACGCCGCTGGTGCAAAAGCAGGTGGACGCGAAGGCGGCGGCGCTGGGCATCAGCAACGAGGAAGCCACCCGCCTGCTGCTCGGCGAAAAAGAGCCGTCGATGCAATTCACGACACCGGAGGAGCTGGGCGAACTGGCGGTGTTTTTCTGCTCGCCTGCGGCCAACAACGTGCGCGGGGTGGCCTGGAACATGGACGGCGGCTGGGCCGCCCAATGA
- a CDS encoding IS5 family transposase, which produces MFACPATEDFFRARLDQMIDLRHPLAVLSSRMPWQELEARLSHLFMRKARAGVAMPDLDLFGESPVRAARASNAGRPRVPLRVMIALLYLKHAFNESDEGVVERWGETPTWQFFSGRAYFEHRRPCDATTLVKFRRLLGEEGVEELLAQTINVAVETGLIKPQELKRVVVDTTVQPKAVAHPTDSRLLETARTKLVEAAKAAGIALKQTFAKEGKELARKAGRYAHARQFARMRRVIKRQRTIVARLQREIERKASRLGQAIQSALGHTLNKAARLVAQTANRKTADGTRKLYAWHAPEVECINKGKARCPYEFGVKVGIASTLKHSLIVAARAFHGNPYDGHTLQAQLEQATILMQDTGIKPSTAFADLGYRGVEADIADVRLVHRGKIKRLTQQERKLLKRRQAIEPVIGHLKQDHRMDRCHLKGEQGDRLHAVLCAAGYNIRWLLRMITKKGVPFLRRAFLRLIAAVRLIGRWLAQRRPTESSGANPAQLRLRAA; this is translated from the coding sequence ATGTTTGCCTGCCCCGCCACCGAGGACTTCTTCCGCGCCCGGCTCGATCAGATGATCGACCTGCGCCATCCGCTGGCGGTGTTGTCCTCACGCATGCCGTGGCAGGAGTTGGAAGCAAGGCTGTCGCACCTGTTCATGCGCAAAGCGCGCGCAGGTGTCGCGATGCCCGATCTGGACCTCTTTGGCGAATCTCCGGTGCGCGCAGCTCGGGCGTCCAACGCAGGCCGACCCCGCGTGCCGCTGCGCGTGATGATCGCGCTGCTGTATCTGAAGCACGCCTTCAACGAGTCGGACGAAGGGGTGGTCGAGCGCTGGGGCGAAACCCCCACATGGCAGTTCTTCTCGGGGCGGGCGTACTTTGAACATCGCCGGCCGTGCGACGCCACGACGCTGGTGAAGTTTCGCCGGCTGCTGGGCGAAGAAGGCGTGGAAGAACTCTTGGCGCAGACCATCAACGTGGCGGTGGAAACCGGACTCATCAAGCCGCAGGAACTCAAGCGCGTGGTGGTGGACACCACCGTACAACCCAAGGCGGTGGCGCACCCCACCGACAGCCGGCTGCTGGAGACGGCACGCACCAAGCTGGTGGAGGCGGCCAAGGCCGCCGGCATCGCCTTGAAGCAGACCTTTGCCAAGGAAGGCAAGGAGCTGGCCCGCAAGGCAGGACGCTATGCGCACGCGCGGCAGTTTGCGCGCATGCGCCGGGTCATCAAGCGCCAGCGCACGATCGTGGCCAGGCTGCAGCGCGAGATCGAGCGCAAGGCCAGCCGCCTGGGGCAGGCCATCCAGAGTGCTCTTGGCCACACCCTCAACAAGGCGGCGCGTCTGGTGGCGCAGACTGCCAACCGAAAGACCGCCGACGGGACTCGAAAGCTCTACGCCTGGCACGCGCCGGAGGTGGAGTGCATCAACAAGGGCAAGGCCCGCTGCCCTTACGAGTTCGGCGTCAAGGTCGGCATTGCCAGCACCCTGAAGCACAGCCTCATCGTCGCAGCCCGGGCCTTCCATGGCAACCCCTACGACGGGCACACGCTGCAAGCGCAGCTGGAGCAGGCCACGATCCTGATGCAGGACACTGGCATCAAGCCCAGCACAGCGTTTGCCGATCTGGGCTACCGCGGGGTGGAAGCCGACATTGCGGATGTGCGCCTGGTGCACCGCGGCAAGATCAAGCGCCTCACGCAGCAGGAGCGCAAGCTGCTCAAGCGCCGCCAGGCCATCGAGCCGGTCATCGGGCACTTGAAGCAGGATCACCGCATGGACAGGTGCCACCTCAAGGGCGAGCAGGGTGACCGGCTGCACGCGGTGCTGTGCGCGGCGGGCTACAACATCCGCTGGCTGCTGCGCATGATCACGAAGAAGGGCGTGCCCTTCTTGAGGCGAGCTTTTTTGCGCCTCATTGCGGCCGTGCGCCTCATCGGCCGGTGGCTCGCCCAGCGGCGGCCAACCGAGTCCAGTGGCGCCAACCCTGCCCAGCTGCGGCTAAGGGCGGCGTGA
- a CDS encoding SIMPL domain-containing protein (The SIMPL domain is named for its presence in mouse protein SIMPL (signalling molecule that associates with mouse pelle-like kinase). Bacterial member BP26, from Brucella, was shown to assemble into a channel-like structure, while YggE from E. coli has been associated with resistance to oxidative stress.) produces MTPVYAQVQTPPARLVHLNAQAEQRLPHDWVAVTLAVRHQGDEAAAVQAHLQRVLQRALEPLRARQRPGELEVASGAVQVQPRYGREGQIVGWQGSAELLVQGRNVGAITALAAQTPGMVVAGLQTSVSREAARAAEADLRAQAIAAFRQQAQDVAAAFGFRGYVLHEVHVGAQRPEPGPIPVMRGMAAAVEAAPALPVAPGHTWLQVTVSGAVQLQ; encoded by the coding sequence GTGACGCCGGTTTACGCACAGGTCCAGACCCCGCCGGCGCGCCTCGTTCACCTGAACGCACAGGCGGAGCAGCGCCTGCCGCACGACTGGGTGGCGGTGACCCTCGCAGTGCGTCATCAGGGTGACGAGGCGGCGGCGGTCCAGGCGCACCTGCAGCGCGTGCTGCAGCGGGCGCTTGAGCCGCTGCGCGCGCGCCAGCGCCCGGGAGAGCTCGAGGTGGCCAGTGGCGCGGTTCAGGTCCAGCCCCGCTACGGCCGCGAGGGGCAGATCGTCGGCTGGCAGGGCAGCGCCGAGCTGTTGGTGCAGGGCCGCAACGTGGGCGCGATTACCGCACTGGCCGCCCAGACACCGGGGATGGTGGTCGCGGGCCTGCAAACGTCGGTCAGTCGCGAAGCGGCGCGCGCTGCCGAAGCGGACCTGCGGGCGCAGGCGATCGCGGCGTTCCGTCAGCAGGCGCAGGACGTGGCCGCGGCGTTCGGTTTTCGTGGCTATGTGCTCCACGAGGTGCATGTTGGCGCCCAGCGGCCAGAGCCGGGGCCTATCCCGGTCATGCGCGGTATGGCCGCTGCCGTAGAAGCGGCCCCGGCATTGCCCGTTGCACCCGGGCACACGTGGCTGCAGGTCACGGTGTCGGGCGCGGTGCAGTTGCAATGA
- a CDS encoding sensor histidine kinase, whose amino-acid sequence MSLFWRTFLLLAGLLLLSVLAWFQTFRTLEQEPRALQSAQGLASLVNLTRAALIYTDPIARVALVKTLVDEENVRIAVRDEGDTFTPFEVDSPSHRVAQALIERLGPGTVVAREVNGFPGLWIGFAIEGQKYWLLADPARLETVRGRTWLAWLATALALSLLGAAVIARLINQPLQRLALAAARVRDGDFEGAHLDERLPTREIASVNRAFNRMAERLARAEADRRLMLAGISHDLRTPLARLRLEIEMGVPDAPTRERMAGDIADVDAIIGQFLDYARERPAQLEPTPLATAIERAAAPYRQRPEVVLRVFAPQDVAALADATALQRALTNLLENAVRHGRSPDEQARIDITVERRGEWSEVTVRDHGPGVPDDALAHLTEPFFRAESARTTPGSGLGLAIVRRAVERMGGECHVSHAEGGGLAVRLRLRSAP is encoded by the coding sequence ATGAGCCTGTTCTGGCGCACTTTTTTGCTGCTCGCCGGGCTGCTGCTGCTGAGCGTGCTCGCCTGGTTCCAGACCTTTCGCACGCTCGAGCAGGAGCCGCGCGCGCTGCAGAGCGCCCAGGGCCTGGCGTCACTCGTGAACCTCACGCGCGCCGCCCTCATCTACACCGACCCGATCGCGCGCGTCGCGCTCGTCAAGACCCTGGTCGACGAGGAGAACGTGCGCATCGCCGTGCGCGACGAGGGAGACACCTTCACCCCCTTCGAGGTCGATTCCCCCAGCCACCGCGTGGCCCAGGCGCTCATCGAGCGGCTCGGCCCCGGCACGGTCGTCGCGCGGGAGGTCAACGGCTTTCCGGGGCTGTGGATCGGCTTTGCGATCGAAGGCCAAAAATACTGGTTGCTCGCCGATCCGGCGCGGCTGGAGACGGTACGCGGGCGCACGTGGCTCGCGTGGCTGGCGACGGCGCTGGCGCTATCGCTGCTCGGCGCCGCGGTCATCGCCCGGCTCATCAACCAGCCGCTGCAGCGACTCGCGCTGGCGGCCGCCCGCGTGCGCGACGGCGACTTCGAGGGCGCGCACCTGGACGAGCGCCTGCCGACGCGCGAGATCGCCAGCGTCAACCGCGCCTTCAACCGCATGGCCGAGCGGCTCGCGCGCGCGGAGGCGGACCGTCGCCTGATGCTCGCGGGGATTTCGCACGACCTGCGCACCCCGCTGGCACGGCTGCGGCTGGAAATCGAGATGGGTGTGCCCGATGCGCCCACGCGCGAGCGTATGGCCGGCGACATCGCCGACGTCGATGCGATCATCGGGCAGTTCCTGGACTACGCGCGCGAGCGGCCGGCACAGCTGGAACCGACGCCGCTGGCCACCGCCATCGAGCGCGCCGCCGCGCCGTACCGCCAGCGCCCGGAGGTGGTGTTGCGCGTCTTCGCGCCGCAGGACGTCGCGGCGCTGGCCGACGCCACCGCGCTGCAGCGGGCGCTGACCAACCTGCTGGAAAACGCCGTGCGCCACGGTCGCAGCCCGGACGAACAGGCCCGTATCGATATCACCGTCGAGCGACGGGGTGAGTGGAGCGAGGTGACGGTGCGGGACCACGGCCCAGGTGTCCCCGACGATGCGCTCGCGCATCTGACCGAGCCGTTTTTCCGCGCAGAAAGCGCGCGCACCACCCCGGGCAGTGGCCTGGGGCTCGCGATCGTGCGCCGGGCGGTCGAGCGCATGGGGGGTGAATGCCACGTCAGCCACGCCGAAGGCGGCGGGTTGGCAGTACGGTTGCGGTTGCGGTCCGCGCCGTGA
- the ompR gene encoding osmolarity response regulator transcription factor OmpR, producing the protein MNTRHPDRIVIVDDDARIRELLHRYLSQEGFEVLLAENGQRLDRLLMRETVDLIVLDLMLPGEDGLSICRRLRAAGDATPIIMLTAKGEDVDRIVGLELGADDYLPKPFNPRELLARIHAVLRRRPRQEAPGAAASDKIVVRFGPFVFDAGQRTLTRDGEPVPLTTGEFAMLKALARHPRQPMSRDKLAQLARGREFEPFDRSLDVQISRLRKLIEPDPANPRYIQTVWGVGYMFVPDD; encoded by the coding sequence ATGAACACGCGCCACCCGGACCGCATCGTTATCGTCGACGACGACGCCCGCATCCGCGAGCTGCTGCACCGCTACCTGTCGCAGGAGGGGTTCGAGGTGCTCCTCGCGGAAAACGGCCAGCGGCTCGACCGGTTGCTGATGCGCGAAACAGTGGACCTGATCGTACTCGACCTGATGCTGCCGGGCGAGGACGGCCTGTCGATCTGTCGCCGCCTGCGCGCGGCGGGCGATGCGACGCCGATCATCATGCTCACCGCCAAGGGCGAGGACGTGGACCGCATCGTCGGCCTCGAGCTGGGCGCGGACGACTACCTGCCCAAGCCGTTCAACCCGCGCGAGCTGCTGGCCCGCATCCACGCGGTGCTGCGCCGCCGCCCGCGCCAGGAGGCGCCAGGCGCCGCGGCCAGCGACAAGATCGTGGTGCGCTTCGGCCCCTTCGTCTTCGATGCCGGACAGCGGACGCTGACGCGCGACGGCGAACCGGTGCCGCTGACCACCGGCGAATTCGCGATGCTCAAGGCGCTGGCGCGCCACCCCCGCCAGCCGATGTCGCGCGACAAGCTGGCGCAACTGGCGCGCGGGCGTGAGTTCGAGCCTTTCGACCGCAGCCTGGACGTGCAGATTTCGCGGCTGCGCAAGCTGATCGAGCCCGACCCGGCCAACCCCCGCTACATCCAGACCGTCTGGGGCGTGGGCTACATGTTCGTGCCGGACGACTGA
- the ispD gene encoding 2-C-methyl-D-erythritol 4-phosphate cytidylyltransferase has protein sequence MYAIVKNNMVGWGSSSEDALPRRFALVVAAGQGSRAGLGGPKQYHRLAGRRVIDHTLAALAAVPGLAGIGVVLAPDDETPVGDGERVRVWRVGGATRAESVHNGLVALAQAGARDTDWVLVHDAARCLVQPADIQALIDACIDDPVGGLLAVPLADTLKQADAEGRVQRTVPRDDLWLAQTPQMFRLGALRAALQAHAASGFAGITDEASAIERAGGRPRLVRGRTHNVKLTYPEDFIVAEAMLRADDAPRWRVGEGWDVHALVPGRRLMLGGVEIPFDKGLLGHSDADALLHAVTDALLGAAGLGDIGTWFPDTDDRFRGADSLRLLTEAAAAVRERGWQPVNVDATVIAQAPRLGPYRSAMQANIARCLGVPADAVNVKAKTAERLGPVGQGLSIEARAVVLVGRSAAPR, from the coding sequence ATGTACGCCATAGTCAAGAACAATATGGTCGGGTGGGGCTCATCGTCGGAGGATGCCTTGCCGCGGCGCTTCGCCTTGGTCGTTGCAGCTGGCCAGGGCAGCCGCGCCGGGCTCGGGGGGCCAAAGCAGTACCACCGGCTGGCGGGGCGGCGCGTGATCGACCACACGCTCGCGGCACTCGCCGCGGTACCGGGGCTGGCCGGCATCGGGGTCGTGCTGGCGCCGGACGATGAGACGCCGGTGGGTGACGGTGAGCGCGTGCGGGTCTGGCGCGTGGGCGGCGCGACGCGGGCCGAGAGCGTGCACAACGGGCTCGTGGCACTCGCCCAGGCAGGTGCGCGCGATACCGACTGGGTGCTGGTGCACGACGCCGCGCGCTGCCTGGTGCAGCCGGCGGATATCCAGGCGCTGATCGACGCCTGTATCGATGACCCGGTCGGCGGGCTGCTCGCGGTCCCGCTGGCCGACACGCTCAAGCAGGCCGACGCCGAGGGGCGCGTGCAGCGCACCGTGCCCCGGGACGATCTGTGGCTGGCGCAGACGCCGCAGATGTTCCGCTTGGGGGCGCTGCGTGCGGCGCTGCAGGCGCACGCGGCCAGCGGTTTTGCCGGTATCACCGACGAGGCCAGCGCGATCGAGCGCGCCGGCGGCCGCCCGCGGCTGGTGCGCGGCCGCACGCACAACGTGAAGCTCACCTACCCGGAGGATTTCATCGTGGCCGAGGCGATGTTGCGCGCGGACGATGCGCCGCGCTGGCGTGTGGGCGAGGGCTGGGACGTGCACGCGCTCGTGCCGGGGCGTCGGTTGATGCTCGGTGGGGTGGAGATCCCATTCGACAAGGGTTTGCTGGGACACTCGGACGCGGATGCGTTGCTGCACGCGGTGACGGACGCGTTGCTGGGCGCTGCGGGGCTGGGGGACATCGGGACGTGGTTTCCGGACACGGACGACCGTTTCCGCGGCGCAGACTCCCTGCGCTTGTTGACCGAAGCGGCCGCCGCGGTGCGGGAACGCGGCTGGCAGCCCGTCAACGTCGACGCGACCGTCATCGCCCAAGCGCCGCGCCTCGGTCCCTACCGCTCGGCGATGCAGGCCAACATCGCGCGCTGTCTGGGCGTGCCCGCCGATGCGGTCAATGTGAAGGCCAAGACCGCCGAGCGGCTGGGACCGGTGGGGCAGGGCCTTTCGATCGAGGCGCGGGCGGTGGTCCTCGTCGGTCGGTCGGCTGCTCCACGTTGA
- a CDS encoding RelA/SpoT family protein has translation MITRTLPAVAPTEAATAITAALATPAPTGDGEEQRALQRARAFAEPLLTGEVLDTGEPVLDHADAVVEILRHIGGNTDLQVCVYLVYTTPYLARPREAIAKAFGEPFADVAVETHKLVELQRQARRRVVAEASNPKAAPNALEAAQTENVRKMLLAFSRDLRVVLLRLASRLQTLRYFAAVKREPPQALAAESLHVFAPLANRLGIWQLKWELEDLAFRFLEPETYKHIARLLDEKRVEREQHVEQVRQRLEQALTSLGLRVQVQGRPKHIYSIVKKMRGKSLDFDHVYDLRALRVIVETVDECYRVLAWVHEHFTPVPEEFDDYIAKPKPNGYQSLHTVVRDEQGRAFEIQIRTRAMHEHAEHGVAAHWAYKEAGTKGYAGVTAGSSYDAKIAVLRQLLAWQRDLGGGVSHALFDDRIYVLTPQAAIVELPKGATPVDFAYAVHTDLGHRCRGARVDGQMVPLNTPLANGQTVEIIAAKEGGPSRDWLNPEAGYLVSHRAKSKVRAWFNAQAAAENVARGREQVERLLQREGKTSVNLDELALEMGFDAADALFEAVGKEAVSLRAIEQRLRPAEPVPAAEVLSPKPSRQRAAGGPSGVVVVGVGALMTTLARCCKPAPPDDIRGFVTRGKGVSVHRADCPDFLALAKRQPARVIDVEWAAPTGGGAHAPVYAVDVGVQAQDRQGLLRDISEAFAREKINVVGVQTQSVKGVAWMTFTVEVNDATRVQRVMAVLNDVPGVLKVWRR, from the coding sequence ATGATCACGCGCACGCTCCCGGCCGTGGCCCCAACAGAGGCCGCCACGGCGATCACTGCCGCGCTGGCCACCCCGGCGCCCACTGGCGATGGAGAGGAGCAGCGCGCGCTGCAGCGGGCGCGCGCGTTCGCCGAGCCGTTGCTCACCGGCGAGGTCCTGGACACCGGTGAGCCCGTGCTCGACCACGCCGACGCCGTCGTCGAGATCCTGCGCCACATCGGGGGCAACACCGACCTGCAGGTGTGCGTGTACCTGGTCTATACCACGCCGTACCTGGCCCGGCCGCGCGAGGCGATCGCCAAGGCATTCGGCGAGCCGTTCGCGGACGTCGCGGTGGAAACCCACAAGCTCGTCGAGCTGCAGCGGCAGGCGCGCCGGCGGGTCGTTGCCGAGGCGTCCAACCCGAAGGCTGCCCCCAACGCGCTGGAGGCGGCGCAGACCGAGAACGTGCGCAAGATGCTGCTGGCGTTCTCGCGCGACCTGCGGGTGGTGCTGCTGCGGCTGGCGTCGCGCCTGCAGACGCTGCGCTACTTTGCTGCGGTGAAGCGCGAGCCCCCGCAGGCCCTCGCGGCCGAGTCGCTGCACGTCTTTGCGCCGCTGGCCAACCGGCTGGGGATCTGGCAGCTCAAGTGGGAGCTGGAGGATCTGGCGTTTCGCTTCCTCGAGCCCGAGACGTACAAGCACATCGCGCGCCTGCTGGATGAGAAGCGCGTCGAGCGCGAGCAGCATGTCGAGCAGGTGCGCCAGCGGCTGGAACAGGCGTTGACTTCGTTGGGTCTGCGCGTGCAGGTGCAGGGGCGGCCCAAGCACATCTACAGCATCGTCAAAAAGATGCGCGGCAAGTCGCTCGACTTCGACCACGTCTACGACCTGCGGGCGCTGCGCGTCATCGTCGAGACGGTGGACGAGTGCTACCGGGTGCTCGCCTGGGTGCACGAGCATTTCACGCCCGTGCCGGAGGAGTTCGACGACTACATCGCCAAGCCCAAGCCCAACGGCTACCAGTCGCTGCACACGGTGGTGCGCGATGAGCAGGGGCGCGCGTTCGAAATCCAGATTCGCACCCGCGCGATGCACGAGCACGCGGAGCACGGTGTCGCGGCCCACTGGGCCTACAAGGAAGCCGGCACCAAGGGCTACGCGGGCGTGACGGCGGGGTCGTCGTACGACGCCAAGATTGCGGTGCTGCGCCAGTTGCTGGCGTGGCAGCGGGATCTGGGGGGCGGTGTCTCGCACGCCCTGTTCGACGACCGCATCTACGTGCTCACGCCCCAGGCCGCGATCGTCGAGCTGCCCAAGGGGGCGACCCCGGTCGACTTTGCCTACGCGGTGCACACGGATCTCGGGCACCGCTGCCGGGGCGCGCGGGTCGACGGGCAGATGGTGCCGCTCAACACCCCGTTGGCCAACGGCCAGACGGTGGAAATCATCGCGGCCAAGGAGGGGGGGCCTTCGCGGGACTGGCTCAACCCGGAAGCGGGCTACCTGGTCAGCCACCGCGCCAAGTCCAAGGTGCGCGCATGGTTCAACGCGCAGGCGGCGGCCGAGAACGTCGCGCGCGGCCGGGAGCAGGTGGAGCGCTTGTTGCAGCGCGAGGGCAAGACCAGCGTCAACCTCGACGAACTCGCGCTGGAGATGGGGTTTGACGCCGCCGACGCGCTGTTCGAGGCGGTGGGCAAGGAGGCGGTCTCGCTGCGCGCGATCGAGCAGCGCCTGCGCCCGGCGGAGCCGGTACCCGCCGCCGAGGTGTTGAGCCCGAAGCCGTCGCGCCAGCGCGCCGCGGGCGGCCCCAGCGGGGTCGTGGTCGTCGGCGTGGGGGCGTTGATGACGACGCTGGCGCGGTGCTGCAAGCCGGCGCCGCCGGACGACATCCGGGGCTTCGTCACGCGCGGCAAGGGGGTGAGCGTTCACCGCGCGGATTGCCCGGACTTCCTCGCGCTGGCGAAACGTCAGCCGGCGCGCGTCATCGACGTCGAGTGGGCCGCCCCCACCGGCGGTGGCGCGCACGCGCCGGTGTACGCAGTGGATGTGGGCGTCCAGGCGCAAGATCGGCAGGGCCTGCTGCGCGATATCTCGGAGGCCTTCGCGCGCGAGAAGATCAACGTCGTCGGCGTGCAAACCCAGTCGGTCAAAGGCGTGGCGTGGATGACGTTCACCGTCGAGGTGAACGACGCCACGCGCGTGCAGCGGGTGATGGCCGTGCTCAACGACGTGCCCGGCGTGCTCAAGGTGTGGCGACGCTGA
- a CDS encoding GGDEF domain-containing protein: MNDKFGHDIGDEVLVRLAGCMRDCVRRSDTVVRLGGEEFALWLPDASVDAALKIARKVHDRVSAIRLPDGESRVTVSIGVAVSTGGEATGDLRGMLRCADRALYRAKEAGRNCTRVDHGDFGLSTDGAADQSG; this comes from the coding sequence ATCAACGATAAATTTGGTCACGATATCGGTGACGAGGTGCTGGTGCGTCTGGCTGGCTGCATGAGAGATTGTGTTCGCCGTAGCGACACCGTGGTGCGCTTGGGTGGCGAGGAATTCGCGCTGTGGCTGCCGGATGCGAGCGTAGATGCCGCCCTCAAGATCGCCCGCAAAGTGCATGACCGTGTTAGTGCGATTCGCCTACCGGATGGTGAAAGCCGCGTGACAGTGAGTATTGGGGTGGCGGTGTCGACGGGAGGGGAAGCTACCGGAGACCTGCGCGGCATGCTCAGGTGTGCCGATCGCGCGCTATATCGGGCCAAGGAGGCCGGGCGCAATTGCACCCGAGTTGATCACGGTGATTTTGGTCTGTCGACTGATGGAGCTGCCGATCAGTCGGGATAA
- a CDS encoding alpha/beta fold hydrolase: MEPLLHHLPVPGPRAKHGEPRRIAWWEWNATGLAHPDHVVVCVHGLTRQARDFDVLARALAPHAAVVCVDVAGRGHSDWLEDPMAYQIPTYVSDLAVLLAHLRQRHAQATGSAEPYALRIDWVGTSMGGLIGMALASQPAMGLHRLVLNDVGPVLEPAAIERIAQYVGTMPVFPTEQTAADALWEVSRTFGPHTPEQWMALTRPMLRPVEGGWTLHYDPAIAVPFRALLEAQRAAQAADPAAAADAQRSAQQAGEATLWAIYDAITCPTLLLRGAASDLLSRETALAMTQRGPRARLVEFAGVGHAPTLVQPDQVQVVRDFLLAP; encoded by the coding sequence ATGGAACCTTTGCTGCATCACCTGCCCGTTCCCGGCCCGCGCGCCAAGCACGGCGAGCCCCGGCGCATCGCCTGGTGGGAGTGGAACGCGACCGGGCTGGCCCACCCCGATCATGTGGTCGTCTGCGTGCACGGGCTGACCCGGCAGGCGCGGGACTTCGATGTGCTAGCGCGCGCCCTCGCGCCGCATGCGGCCGTCGTGTGCGTGGACGTCGCCGGTCGCGGCCACAGCGACTGGCTGGAAGACCCGATGGCGTACCAGATTCCTACCTATGTCAGCGATCTGGCGGTGTTGCTGGCCCACCTGCGGCAGCGTCACGCCCAGGCCACCGGCAGCGCCGAGCCTTACGCGCTGCGCATCGACTGGGTGGGGACGAGCATGGGCGGGCTGATCGGCATGGCGCTCGCCTCGCAGCCCGCGATGGGGCTGCACCGGCTCGTGCTCAACGACGTCGGCCCGGTGTTGGAGCCCGCGGCCATTGAGCGCATCGCGCAGTACGTCGGCACGATGCCGGTATTTCCGACCGAGCAGACGGCGGCCGACGCGCTGTGGGAGGTCTCCCGCACCTTTGGCCCCCATACCCCGGAGCAGTGGATGGCGCTGACGCGGCCGATGCTGCGGCCGGTGGAGGGGGGCTGGACGCTGCATTACGACCCCGCGATCGCGGTGCCGTTTCGGGCCCTGCTCGAAGCGCAGCGCGCTGCGCAGGCAGCCGACCCCGCTGCCGCGGCCGATGCGCAGCGATCCGCGCAGCAGGCCGGTGAAGCGACGCTGTGGGCCATCTACGACGCCATCACGTGCCCGACGCTGCTGCTGCGCGGGGCGGCGTCCGACCTCCTCTCGCGCGAGACGGCACTCGCGATGACGCAGCGCGGTCCCCGCGCGCGGCTGGTCGAGTTTGCGGGCGTCGGGCATGCGCCGACGCTGGTGCAGCCCGATCAGGTGCAGGTGGTGCGGGACTTCCTGTTGGCCCCATGA